A genomic region of Dreissena polymorpha isolate Duluth1 chromosome 4, UMN_Dpol_1.0, whole genome shotgun sequence contains the following coding sequences:
- the LOC127877066 gene encoding uncharacterized protein LOC127877066 has translation MNGDQHTLETVAYLMNEGIPSLVVKGSKGVADIIANAIENTSEPNTPTRRDIHSVDINNEIIRGMLHSSNIPYDAFTSFQQTCQKRPNMLSVVNLLDITDRHRLVGTILDVCWKAGLDVTCLMIWALYCHYHPGLTDHFKQLVSLDGQRMAKDLPLH, from the exons ATGAACGGCGACCAACACACATTGGAAACTGTAGCTTATTTAATGAACGAAGGTATACCTTCCTTGGTGGTAAAAGGATCAAAAGGTGTGGCAGACATTATTGCAAATGCTATCGAAAACACCAGCGAACCCAATACCCCCACACG GCGAGACATTCACAGTGTGGAcatcaataatgaaataataaggGGAATGCTACACAGCAGTAATATACCATATGACGCATTCACATCTTTTCAACAAACTTGCCAGAAACGTCCCAACATGTTGTCGGTCGTAAATCTGCTCGACATTACCGATCGGCATCGACTGGTAGGCACAATATTGGATGTCTGTTGGAAGG CTGGATTAGACGTGACGTGTCTCATGATATGGGCACTTTACTGTCATTATCATCCTGGCCTCACTGACCATTTTAAACAACTTGTGTCACTAGATGGACAACGCATGGCG AAAGATCTACCACTACA TTAA